In Clostridium sporogenes, one genomic interval encodes:
- a CDS encoding lytic transglycosylase domain-containing protein, with amino-acid sequence MKVNSSEMVLQRMLQMQLMGQIMKSSFGDSSSFQIVLDSLLKAMENEDISTSNNMLSLDSIASSGNKYYGAGQRLEDAKREINNIKSEVRTGNITIDSAVEKASRKYGIDKELLMAVIKQESDFNPNCVSNAGAKGLMQLMPGTAREVGVTNPFDIEQNIDGGTKYLKKMLDMHGNVKELALAAYNAGPGTLQWRGVKNVSDINRLPSETRNYVKNIMKNYGV; translated from the coding sequence ATGAAAGTAAACAGTAGTGAAATGGTATTACAACGAATGCTACAAATGCAATTGATGGGACAGATAATGAAATCATCCTTTGGAGATTCATCAAGTTTTCAAATAGTTTTAGATAGTTTATTAAAGGCCATGGAAAATGAGGATATTAGTACTTCAAATAATATGTTATCATTAGACAGTATAGCAAGTAGTGGAAACAAATATTATGGAGCAGGACAAAGATTAGAAGATGCGAAAAGAGAAATAAATAATATAAAATCAGAAGTTAGAACCGGTAATATAACTATAGATAGCGCTGTAGAAAAAGCTTCAAGAAAATATGGTATAGACAAAGAACTTTTAATGGCAGTTATAAAGCAGGAATCGGATTTCAATCCTAATTGTGTATCAAATGCAGGGGCCAAGGGGCTAATGCAGCTTATGCCAGGTACTGCTAGAGAAGTAGGAGTTACAAATCCCTTCGATATAGAACAAAATATAGATGGGGGAACAAAATATTTAAAGAAAATGCTAGATATGCATGGAAACGTAAAAGAGTTAGCTTTGGCAGCATACAATGCAGGTCCTGGAACCCTTCAGTGGAGAGGGGTAAAGAATGTTTCTGATATAAACAGATTGCCAAGTGAAACAAGAAATTATGTAAAAAATATAATGAAAAATTATGGAGTATAA
- a CDS encoding pseudouridine synthase — protein MERLDKILANLGYGTRKEVKALIKKGQVDVDGEVVKDNGMQIDPEKNKIFVFGKGLVYKKYIYLMMNKPQGVVSATFDNYDETVVDLLEDEDRIFEPFPVGRLDKNTVGLLLLTNDGELNHRLISPKSHVDKIYYAKINKKVTDEDIEKFKKGIVLDDGYECFPAKLEIIKSFNEESEVRVTIHEGKFHQVKRMFESVDKKVIYLKREEFGPLKLDESLEEGQYRELTDEEISILKNI, from the coding sequence ATGGAACGTTTAGATAAAATATTAGCTAATTTAGGATATGGTACAAGAAAAGAAGTTAAGGCCTTGATTAAAAAGGGTCAAGTTGATGTTGATGGTGAAGTTGTTAAGGATAATGGCATGCAAATAGATCCAGAAAAAAATAAAATATTTGTATTTGGAAAAGGATTGGTTTATAAAAAATATATTTATTTAATGATGAATAAACCCCAAGGGGTAGTTTCTGCAACTTTTGACAACTATGATGAAACTGTTGTAGATTTGTTAGAAGATGAAGATAGAATTTTTGAACCTTTTCCTGTAGGAAGGTTAGATAAAAATACAGTAGGATTACTTTTACTTACTAATGATGGTGAATTAAATCACAGACTTATATCTCCTAAATCGCATGTGGATAAAATATATTATGCCAAAATTAATAAAAAAGTTACTGATGAAGACATAGAGAAATTTAAAAAAGGCATAGTATTAGATGATGGATATGAATGTTTTCCTGCAAAGCTTGAAATAATAAAATCATTTAATGAAGAATCAGAAGTAAGAGTTACTATACATGAAGGTAAATTTCATCAAGTTAAAAGAATGTTTGAAAGTGTTGATAAAAAGGTTATTTACTTAAAAAGAGAAGAATTTGGACCACTAAAATTGGATGAAAGCTTAGAAGAAGGTCAATATAGGGAATTAACAGATGAAGAGATATCTATATTAAAAAATATATAA
- a CDS encoding YerC/YecD family TrpR-related protein, whose translation MEQYKSKLESEEMDFLCEAFLSLKTKEECYRFFDDICTINEIKALEQRIQVARMLRKKITYLEIAAATGASTATISRVNRCLNYGSEGYKIVLNRIENK comes from the coding sequence ATGGAGCAATATAAATCTAAATTAGAAAGCGAAGAAATGGACTTTCTATGTGAGGCTTTTTTAAGTTTAAAAACTAAAGAAGAATGTTATAGGTTTTTTGACGATATATGTACTATTAACGAGATAAAAGCTTTAGAACAAAGGATCCAAGTAGCTAGAATGCTTAGAAAGAAAATTACATATTTGGAAATAGCAGCAGCTACAGGGGCTAGTACTGCTACTATAAGCAGAGTAAATAGATGCCTTAACTATGGAAGTGAAGGCTATAAAATAGTATTAAATAGAATAGAGAACAAATAA
- the pcrA gene encoding DNA helicase PcrA has product MDLKNKLNKEQYEAATTIDGPLLILAGAGSGKTRVLTHRIAHMIENLNIYPSKILAITFTNKAAGEMKERIKALVGDVVEGMWVSTFHSSCVRILRREIDKLGYDKNFTIYDTYDQKTLVKQCMEELNINDKEITDREIINTISNQKDNLISPKEFKKFSNGNYRKDKIADAYILYQKKLKSNNALDFDDLIYKTVELFKTNKEALEFYQRKFKYIMVDEYQDTNKSQYELVKLLASVHRNICVVGDDDQCIYEWRGADISNILNFEKDYKETKVIKLEQNYRSKGNILNAANEVIKNNSQRKNKVLRTENENGNKIKVFRAYSDIDEAKFVASEMKKIIKDSDKSFNDFAVLYRTNAQSRIFEDVFMKRDIPYRLIGGLKFYDRKEIKDLMAYLKLINNPLDDISLRRIINVPKRSIGDATVKKVQEFANEMDECMYSVLLDADQILTLSQRSITSIKKFVSIMNSFIRKKDEISVSALIKEILEETGYLKELKSSKNPDDVSRVENLKELVSAAADFEKESEDKSLGMFLEKVALVTDIDNYDENSDSVAMMTVHSAKGLEFPVVFMVGMENGIFPGTQSLSDPKEMEESRRLCYVAITRAKEQLYITSAEIRKVFGRTVAYALSDFVSEISKDLKDNVNITGEVATDKVLPKNFGIRSQKTNSINSYKSPNLNNGPKNSVDSNKLNVGSKVKHKDFGVGTIVSMSKVSDDIKLTIAFDRRGVKILMLSMAPIEAV; this is encoded by the coding sequence ATGGATTTAAAAAATAAATTAAATAAAGAACAATATGAAGCTGCTACTACTATAGATGGACCTTTACTAATACTAGCCGGAGCAGGTTCAGGTAAAACAAGGGTTTTGACTCATAGAATAGCTCACATGATAGAAAATTTAAATATATATCCTTCTAAAATTTTGGCTATAACTTTTACAAATAAGGCTGCAGGAGAAATGAAGGAAAGAATAAAGGCTCTAGTAGGAGATGTGGTAGAAGGAATGTGGGTTTCTACATTTCACTCTAGCTGTGTAAGGATTTTAAGAAGAGAAATAGATAAGTTAGGTTATGATAAAAACTTTACTATATATGATACCTATGACCAAAAAACTTTAGTTAAGCAATGTATGGAAGAATTAAATATAAATGATAAAGAAATTACAGACAGAGAAATAATAAATACTATAAGCAATCAAAAGGATAATTTAATATCACCTAAGGAATTTAAAAAATTTTCTAATGGAAATTATAGAAAAGATAAAATTGCAGATGCATATATTTTATATCAGAAAAAATTAAAGTCTAATAATGCATTAGATTTTGATGACTTGATATATAAAACTGTGGAGTTATTTAAAACAAATAAAGAGGCATTAGAATTTTACCAAAGAAAGTTTAAATATATAATGGTGGATGAATATCAAGATACTAACAAATCTCAATACGAATTAGTTAAATTATTAGCTTCAGTTCATAGAAATATATGTGTAGTTGGTGACGATGATCAATGCATATATGAATGGAGAGGGGCAGATATAAGTAATATATTAAATTTTGAGAAGGATTATAAAGAAACTAAGGTTATAAAATTAGAGCAAAATTATAGATCAAAGGGCAATATATTAAATGCTGCTAATGAGGTTATAAAAAATAATTCTCAAAGAAAAAATAAAGTTTTAAGAACTGAAAATGAAAATGGAAACAAGATAAAAGTATTTAGAGCATATTCTGATATAGATGAGGCAAAATTTGTAGCATCTGAAATGAAAAAAATAATAAAAGATAGTGACAAATCCTTTAATGATTTTGCAGTTTTATATAGAACTAATGCTCAATCCCGTATTTTTGAAGATGTATTTATGAAAAGAGATATACCTTATAGATTAATAGGTGGATTAAAGTTCTATGATAGAAAAGAAATAAAAGATTTAATGGCTTATTTAAAGCTTATAAACAATCCATTAGATGATATAAGCTTAAGGAGAATAATAAATGTCCCTAAAAGAAGTATAGGGGATGCTACAGTAAAAAAAGTTCAAGAATTTGCAAATGAAATGGATGAATGTATGTATAGCGTACTTTTAGACGCGGATCAAATATTAACATTGTCTCAAAGAAGTATAACATCTATTAAAAAGTTTGTAAGTATAATGAATAGTTTTATAAGAAAAAAAGATGAGATAAGTGTATCTGCTCTTATAAAAGAAATATTAGAAGAGACAGGATACTTAAAAGAATTAAAAAGTTCTAAGAATCCAGATGATGTAAGTAGGGTAGAAAATTTAAAAGAACTAGTTTCTGCAGCAGCTGATTTTGAAAAAGAATCAGAAGATAAATCTTTAGGAATGTTTTTGGAAAAAGTAGCATTGGTTACAGATATAGATAATTATGATGAAAATTCAGATAGTGTGGCTATGATGACGGTACATAGTGCTAAAGGATTAGAATTTCCTGTAGTATTTATGGTAGGTATGGAAAATGGAATATTTCCAGGAACGCAATCATTATCAGACCCAAAGGAAATGGAAGAGTCTAGAAGGTTATGTTATGTTGCTATAACAAGGGCAAAAGAGCAGTTATATATAACTTCAGCAGAAATTAGAAAAGTATTTGGAAGAACTGTAGCTTATGCTTTATCAGATTTTGTAAGTGAGATATCAAAAGACTTAAAAGACAACGTAAATATTACTGGAGAAGTAGCAACAGATAAAGTATTGCCTAAAAATTTTGGAATAAGGTCACAAAAAACAAATAGTATTAATTCCTATAAATCACCTAATTTAAATAATGGACCTAAAAATAGTGTAGATTCTAATAAGCTTAATGTAGGTTCAAAGGTTAAACATAAAGATTTTGGAGTAGGGACTATAGTTAGTATGAGTAAGGTTTCTGATGACATAAAGTTAACTATTGCTTTTGACCGTAGAGGTGTTAAAATATTAATGCTTAGTATGGCGCCAATTGAAGCGGTTTAG
- the ligA gene encoding NAD-dependent DNA ligase LigA — translation MDNKLEKMKELVEELNQYAYEYYVLDNSRISDKEYDLKYDELVVLEKETKVTLPYSPTQRVGDNILGEFGKYTHKGRLWSLDKAQNMSQLTEWHNRNLKAVEQYNSINENKLPELRYIVTKKFDGLTVNCTYDENGILIKGASRGTGIIGEDITAQIKTIKTVPLKIKNNHIIEVHGEAILTKTAFEEYNKTAQVPLKNLRNGAAGALRNLDIKETSKRNLSAFFYDVGYNEGPEFENYTEMMKFIKNMGLPQDKYIKECTNMEEVEKEIQYIESIREELDYDIDGAVIVVDDIKTRKVLGYTIKFPKWAIAYKFEAKEITTKLLGVEWNVGRSGRVTPTALLEPVELGGVTVKRATLNNMDDIQRKNVKLGAKVLVRRSNDVIPEIMGVVEESLEESKEIEAPDKCPYCNSHLVQNGVHYYCENTLSCKPQMVKSIVHFASREAMNIAGFSEKTAEQLFEKLDIKSIADLYKIKKEELLTLDKFGDKKSKNLIDAIENSKNCDLPSFIYALGIPNVGKKTANDLVMKFKTLENIESATIEQLVEVPDVGEIVAKSVYDFFKDEKIINNIEELLNLGVKPYYEEEIIDENPFMGKIIVVTGSLNNYSRGEIKDKLQSLGAKVSSSVSKNTDYVLVGEKPGSKYEKAVELGVKVINEEEFSNKIK, via the coding sequence ATGGATAACAAGTTAGAAAAAATGAAAGAACTTGTAGAGGAATTAAATCAGTATGCTTATGAGTATTATGTATTAGATAATTCTAGAATATCTGATAAAGAATATGATTTAAAATATGATGAATTGGTAGTTTTGGAGAAGGAAACTAAAGTTACATTGCCTTATTCACCAACCCAAAGGGTAGGAGATAACATATTGGGCGAATTTGGTAAATATACTCATAAAGGAAGACTTTGGAGCTTGGATAAAGCACAAAATATGAGTCAATTAACAGAGTGGCATAATAGAAATTTAAAAGCTGTAGAGCAATATAATTCTATAAATGAAAATAAATTGCCAGAGCTAAGATATATAGTTACTAAAAAATTTGATGGACTAACAGTAAATTGTACCTATGATGAGAATGGTATTTTAATAAAGGGTGCTTCAAGAGGCACTGGTATTATAGGAGAGGATATAACAGCACAAATAAAAACTATAAAAACAGTGCCATTAAAAATAAAGAACAACCATATTATAGAAGTACATGGGGAAGCTATACTGACTAAAACAGCTTTCGAAGAATATAATAAAACTGCTCAAGTACCTCTAAAAAACTTAAGAAATGGGGCTGCGGGAGCACTTAGAAATTTAGACATTAAAGAAACTTCTAAAAGAAATTTATCAGCATTTTTTTATGATGTAGGTTATAATGAAGGCCCAGAATTTGAGAATTATACGGAAATGATGAAATTTATAAAAAATATGGGATTGCCTCAGGATAAGTATATTAAAGAATGTACTAACATGGAGGAAGTGGAAAAAGAAATTCAATATATAGAATCTATAAGGGAAGAGCTAGATTATGATATAGATGGGGCAGTAATTGTTGTAGATGATATTAAAACAAGAAAAGTATTAGGATATACTATAAAATTCCCCAAATGGGCTATAGCTTATAAATTTGAAGCTAAGGAAATTACCACGAAACTTCTAGGTGTAGAATGGAATGTGGGAAGAAGCGGAAGAGTTACTCCAACAGCCTTATTAGAGCCTGTAGAACTAGGAGGAGTTACGGTAAAAAGAGCTACACTAAATAACATGGACGATATTCAAAGAAAAAATGTAAAATTGGGTGCTAAGGTTTTAGTTAGAAGATCTAATGATGTTATACCGGAGATAATGGGAGTAGTGGAAGAATCCTTAGAGGAAAGTAAAGAAATAGAGGCACCAGATAAATGCCCTTATTGTAATAGCCATCTAGTACAAAATGGAGTACATTATTATTGTGAGAATACATTATCTTGTAAACCACAAATGGTAAAAAGTATAGTTCATTTTGCTAGTAGAGAGGCTATGAATATAGCAGGATTTAGTGAAAAGACTGCAGAACAACTTTTTGAAAAATTAGATATAAAATCTATAGCAGATTTGTATAAAATAAAAAAAGAAGAATTATTAACTTTAGATAAATTTGGAGATAAAAAGTCTAAAAATCTTATAGATGCTATAGAAAATAGCAAAAATTGTGATTTGCCATCCTTTATATATGCACTAGGAATACCTAATGTAGGTAAAAAAACTGCTAATGATTTAGTGATGAAATTTAAAACTTTAGAAAATATAGAAAGTGCAACGATAGAACAATTAGTAGAAGTTCCAGATGTGGGGGAAATAGTAGCTAAGAGTGTATATGATTTTTTTAAAGATGAAAAGATTATAAATAATATAGAAGAATTATTAAATTTGGGTGTAAAACCTTATTATGAAGAAGAAATAATTGATGAGAATCCTTTTATGGGTAAAATTATAGTTGTAACAGGAAGTTTAAATAATTATAGCAGAGGAGAAATAAAAGATAAATTACAGTCTTTAGGAGCTAAAGTTTCTAGCAGTGTAAGTAAAAATACAGACTATGTATTAGTAGGGGAAAAACCAGGATCTAAATATGAAAAAGCAGTTGAATTAGGAGTAAAAGTAATTAATGAAGAAGAATTTTCCAATAAAATTAAATAA
- a CDS encoding dicarboxylate/amino acid:cation symporter, whose protein sequence is MKKLGLLTKLVLGIIFGILIGVISKTLGMYHVVRALNTFSGLFGGFLNFSIPLIIIGFVAPGIADLGKGSGKLLGITVLFSYVSTIIAGMAAFLLGQSILPKLIKNSGNVFKSNVYLEPFFKVDIPPIMGVMSALVLAFVLGICIPYIKGKNLLEVTKDFKGIVEIIVKNVIIPLVPIHIAGIFSKLTASGEIIQTLKTFSSVYLIIIPLQIAYIVLQYSIAYAVSRKNPVKAIRNMIPGYMMALGTQSSAASIPVNLQCAKKNGLSDDVVDFVIPLCATIHLAGDTITLVLGAMGIMLMSGQAPTAAMMIPYIFMLGVTMVAAPGIPGGGVYATLGLLKDMLMFNPVQQGLMIAIHFAQDSFGTATNVCGDGAIAIVIDKLFRKESISEEKVIKEEAFGEAI, encoded by the coding sequence ATGAAAAAATTAGGTCTTTTAACTAAATTAGTTTTAGGAATTATATTTGGTATTTTAATAGGGGTGATATCTAAGACCTTAGGCATGTATCATGTTGTTAGGGCTTTAAATACATTTTCAGGTCTATTTGGAGGATTTCTTAATTTCTCTATACCATTAATTATAATAGGCTTTGTAGCGCCAGGGATTGCAGATTTAGGAAAAGGATCAGGAAAATTATTAGGAATCACTGTATTGTTTTCTTATGTATCTACTATAATAGCAGGAATGGCTGCATTTTTATTAGGGCAATCTATACTGCCAAAACTAATTAAAAATAGTGGTAATGTATTCAAATCAAATGTATATTTAGAACCGTTTTTTAAAGTAGATATACCACCTATTATGGGGGTAATGTCAGCTTTAGTACTTGCCTTTGTTTTAGGAATTTGTATTCCTTATATAAAAGGAAAAAATCTTTTAGAAGTTACAAAAGATTTTAAAGGAATAGTTGAAATAATAGTTAAAAATGTAATAATACCATTAGTTCCTATTCATATAGCAGGTATATTTTCAAAACTAACAGCTTCTGGAGAAATAATCCAAACATTAAAGACATTTTCATCAGTATATTTGATAATAATACCACTTCAAATAGCTTACATAGTATTACAATATTCTATAGCATATGCTGTTTCAAGAAAAAATCCAGTTAAGGCCATAAGAAATATGATACCAGGATATATGATGGCTTTAGGAACTCAATCTTCAGCAGCATCTATACCTGTAAATTTGCAATGTGCTAAGAAAAATGGTTTATCAGATGATGTAGTTGATTTTGTAATACCTTTATGTGCAACAATACATTTAGCAGGAGATACTATAACTTTAGTATTAGGAGCTATGGGGATAATGCTTATGTCAGGGCAAGCGCCGACAGCAGCTATGATGATACCATATATATTTATGTTAGGGGTTACTATGGTAGCAGCACCAGGTATACCTGGTGGTGGGGTATATGCCACTTTAGGATTATTAAAGGATATGCTTATGTTTAATCCGGTACAACAAGGATTAATGATAGCTATACATTTTGCACAAGATAGCTTTGGAACAGCTACAAATGTATGTGGAGATGGAGCTATAGCTATAGTTATAGATAAGTTATTTAGAAAAGAAAGTATTTCTGAAGAAAAAGTGATTAAAGAAGAAGCATTTGGGGAGGCTATATAA
- the gatC gene encoding Asp-tRNA(Asn)/Glu-tRNA(Gln) amidotransferase subunit GatC yields the protein MSVSKKDVEYVAELARLEFKEEEKDNFINDLNKILNYMEKLDELNTDDVDIVVNPYYIENKYREDNIEKSMELKEVIDNAPESLEEYVIVPKVID from the coding sequence ATGTCAGTTTCAAAAAAGGATGTAGAATATGTAGCAGAGCTTGCAAGGTTAGAGTTTAAAGAGGAAGAAAAGGACAATTTTATAAATGACTTAAACAAAATATTAAACTATATGGAAAAATTAGATGAATTAAATACTGATGATGTGGATATAGTAGTAAATCCATATTATATTGAAAACAAATATAGAGAAGATAATATAGAAAAGTCTATGGAATTAAAAGAAGTTATAGATAATGCACCAGAAAGCTTAGAGGAATATGTAATTGTTCCTAAAGTTATAGATTAA
- the gatA gene encoding Asp-tRNA(Asn)/Glu-tRNA(Gln) amidotransferase subunit GatA, translating into MDLTKLTAHQLKGMLTNKEVKAEEITKAFLDRINLVDNNLGAYLYVSEEEAIKKAKEIDGKIEKNEELKALSGIPVGIKDNINVKGMQNTCASKILQGYTSPYDAHVTEKIKKEDGIILGKLNMDEFAMGSSTENSAFKLAKNPWDLERVPGGSSGGSAVAVAGCEATLSLGTDTGGSVRQPASFCGIVGLKPTYGRISRSGVVAFGSTLDQVGPMGKDVEDCALLTSTIAGLDKKDFTTVDKEVPDYKKSLTKDIKGKKIGIPKEFFGEGLDEKVRKSVEESIKVLEENGAEVKPCSLPLMDYALSAYYIISSAEASSNLARFDGIRYGYRSKNFKDAQDIYLKSRSEGFGDEVKRRIMLGTYVLSAGYYDAYYKKALKARKLIKDDFQRIFKEFDAIVSPTSPTTAFKVGEKKDDVMAMYLSDIYTVPISVAGVPAISLPCGMVDGLPVGLQIISDYFKEDVLFNLAYSYEQSVDFHKMRADF; encoded by the coding sequence ATGGATTTAACTAAATTAACAGCACATCAATTAAAGGGGATGCTTACCAATAAAGAAGTTAAAGCAGAAGAGATTACAAAAGCTTTTTTAGATAGAATAAATTTAGTGGATAACAATCTAGGAGCATACTTATATGTATCAGAAGAAGAAGCTATAAAAAAAGCTAAAGAAATTGATGGGAAAATAGAAAAAAATGAAGAGTTAAAGGCTTTATCAGGTATACCAGTAGGTATAAAAGATAACATAAACGTAAAAGGAATGCAAAATACTTGTGCATCTAAAATATTACAAGGATATACTTCACCTTATGATGCTCACGTAACAGAAAAAATAAAAAAAGAAGATGGAATAATCCTTGGTAAATTAAACATGGATGAGTTTGCTATGGGATCATCTACAGAAAATAGTGCATTTAAATTAGCGAAAAATCCATGGGATTTAGAAAGAGTACCAGGTGGATCTTCAGGTGGATCTGCAGTGGCGGTAGCAGGATGTGAAGCTACTTTATCATTAGGAACAGATACAGGTGGCTCTGTAAGACAACCTGCATCCTTTTGTGGGATAGTTGGTTTAAAACCTACATATGGAAGAATATCAAGATCAGGGGTTGTAGCTTTTGGTTCTACATTAGATCAAGTAGGTCCAATGGGAAAAGATGTAGAAGATTGTGCATTACTTACATCAACTATAGCAGGATTAGATAAAAAGGATTTTACAACAGTAGATAAGGAAGTACCAGATTATAAAAAAAGCTTAACTAAAGATATAAAAGGTAAAAAGATTGGTATTCCAAAGGAGTTTTTTGGAGAAGGCTTAGATGAAAAGGTAAGAAAATCTGTAGAAGAATCCATAAAGGTATTAGAGGAAAATGGAGCAGAGGTTAAACCATGTTCTCTACCACTAATGGATTATGCTCTATCAGCTTATTACATAATATCTAGTGCAGAAGCTTCATCAAATTTAGCTAGATTTGATGGTATAAGATATGGATACAGATCAAAAAACTTTAAAGATGCTCAGGATATATATTTAAAATCTAGAAGTGAAGGATTTGGTGATGAAGTTAAGAGAAGAATAATGCTTGGAACTTATGTATTATCAGCAGGATACTATGATGCTTATTACAAAAAAGCATTAAAGGCAAGAAAGCTTATAAAAGATGATTTTCAAAGAATATTTAAAGAATTTGATGCTATAGTATCACCAACATCTCCAACTACAGCATTTAAAGTAGGAGAAAAGAAAGATGATGTAATGGCAATGTATCTTTCAGATATATATACTGTTCCAATCAGTGTAGCAGGAGTACCAGCTATATCATTGCCATGTGGTATGGTAGATGGATTACCAGTGGGACTTCAAATCATATCAGATTATTTTAAAGAGGATGTATTATTTAATTTAGCATATAGTTATGAACAATCAGTAGATTTTCATAAAATGAGAGCGGATTTTTAA
- the gatB gene encoding Asp-tRNA(Asn)/Glu-tRNA(Gln) amidotransferase subunit GatB codes for MDFEAVIGLEVHAELSTNTKIYCGCTTEFGGQPNTHVCPICLGLPGSLPQLNKRVVEYGIKAGLALNCSINKVCRMDRKNYFYPDCPKNYQITQDEVPICRDGYIEIELENGEKKKIGIERIHMEEDAGKLLHTNAGTLVDYNRAGVPLIEIVSRPDIRTPEEATKYLEKLKSIISSIEVSDCKMEQGSLRCDGNISVMPKGSEKFGVRSEIKNMNSFKALEKALSYEYDRHVEAVTKGEILEQETRRWDEANSVTVLMRSKEKANDYRYFPEGDLVTLNISDEWIEEVRKTIPELPYEKAERFVNQFGIPKYDAMVLTLTMDMAKFFEETALKSEDAKAASNWLMGDISRLMNEKAMEVKDLKFNPEQLSELIKLINAGTISNNIGKKILDDMFKSGKNPKDIVEEKGLVQNNDEGAILEVVKKIIENNPQSIEDFKNGKKRALGFLVGLVMKETKGKANPQIVNKLVSEEANKM; via the coding sequence ATGGATTTTGAAGCAGTTATAGGATTAGAAGTTCATGCTGAGCTTTCAACAAATACTAAAATATATTGTGGATGCACTACAGAATTTGGTGGTCAACCTAATACTCATGTTTGTCCAATATGTTTAGGATTACCAGGTTCTCTACCTCAATTAAATAAAAGGGTAGTAGAGTATGGAATTAAGGCAGGATTAGCTTTAAATTGTTCTATAAACAAAGTTTGTAGAATGGATAGAAAAAATTATTTTTATCCAGATTGCCCTAAAAATTATCAAATAACTCAAGATGAAGTTCCAATATGTAGAGATGGATATATTGAAATAGAGTTAGAAAACGGTGAAAAGAAAAAAATAGGCATAGAAAGAATACATATGGAAGAAGATGCTGGAAAATTACTTCATACTAATGCGGGAACATTGGTAGATTACAATAGAGCAGGAGTACCATTAATAGAGATAGTATCAAGGCCAGATATAAGAACTCCAGAAGAAGCTACAAAATACTTAGAGAAATTAAAGAGTATAATATCTTCAATAGAAGTATCAGATTGTAAAATGGAGCAAGGTTCCTTAAGATGCGATGGTAATATATCTGTAATGCCTAAAGGTAGCGAAAAATTTGGAGTGAGATCAGAAATAAAAAATATGAATTCTTTTAAAGCTTTGGAAAAAGCTTTATCATATGAATATGATAGACATGTAGAAGCTGTAACAAAGGGAGAAATTTTGGAGCAAGAAACAAGAAGATGGGACGAAGCTAATTCTGTTACAGTGCTTATGCGAAGTAAAGAAAAAGCTAATGATTATAGATACTTTCCAGAAGGAGATCTAGTTACATTAAATATTTCAGATGAATGGATAGAAGAAGTAAGAAAAACTATACCAGAGTTGCCATATGAAAAGGCTGAAAGGTTTGTAAATCAATTTGGAATACCTAAATACGATGCTATGGTATTAACTTTAACAATGGATATGGCTAAATTTTTCGAAGAAACTGCCCTAAAGAGTGAAGATGCAAAAGCTGCTTCCAACTGGTTAATGGGTGATATTTCAAGACTTATGAACGAAAAAGCTATGGAAGTTAAAGATTTGAAATTTAATCCAGAACAATTATCTGAATTAATTAAATTAATAAATGCTGGAACTATATCTAATAATATAGGTAAAAAAATATTGGATGATATGTTTAAGTCAGGTAAAAACCCTAAAGATATAGTTGAAGAAAAAGGATTAGTTCAAAATAATGATGAAGGTGCTATATTAGAAGTAGTTAAAAAGATTATAGAGAATAATCCACAATCTATAGAAGATTTCAAAAATGGAAAGAAAAGAGCCTTAGGGTTCCTTGTAGGTCTTGTAATGAAAGAAACAAAGGGAAAAGCTAATCCTCAAATAGTAAATAAACTCGTAAGTGAAGAAGCAAATAAAATGTAA